A stretch of Zymoseptoria tritici IPO323 chromosome 1, whole genome shotgun sequence DNA encodes these proteins:
- a CDS encoding uncharacterized protein (conserved hypothetical protein) yields SGILLGLFRLLVPFALAATFYIYLYPAFKQCSFPEARNSSLNTHHDAASTSSHKAPFRLLALADPQLEGDTSLPSSDSPAFPNFERLLKDVEKDGLGVLSTSWRSRIEDLLHEDIVRTIRGYRKRLDLWGNDRYLAHIYRAMHWWSDPTHIVVLGDLLGSQWIDDEEFSSRTRRFWNTVFKSGHVVPREITDANEYHAEVLGQDPTWKNRIIAVAGNHDIGYAGDITLERMPRFEDAYGRVNWEVRFALNKLPAAPELRLVILNSMNLDGPAYEQDLQAESMEFLDRHLHNGDLPPSTATILLTHIPLYKEEGVCVDGPFFDHFPEGNGRGIKEQNHLSSATSERILEGLTGPNGNGSAIVLNGHDHEGCLVYHASLKTGMEIINEQTPIWAAYEYHSPEGALARHPSRTGVREVTVRSMMGDFGGNAGLVSAWWDETAGQWRFEYADCLFGVQHIWWAVHVFDVVAACIGLLGALA; encoded by the coding sequence TCTGGTatccttctcggcctctTTCGCCTCCTGGTGCCATTTGCCTTAGCGGCCACGTTCTACATTTACTTGTACCCGGCGTTCAAACAATGCAGCTTTCCCGAAGCTCGCAACTCTTCTCTAAACACGCACCATGATGCCGCCTCAACATCGAGCCACAAGGCACCATTTcgcctcctcgccctcgccgatCCGCAGTTAGAAGGCGACACTTCGCTTCCCAGTTCCGATTCGCCGGCATTTCCGAATTTTGAACGGCTGTTGAAAGATGTCGAAAAAGATGGGCTTGGAGTTTTGTCTACGAGCTGGCGAAGCAGGATAGAGGACTTGCTGCATGAGGATATAGTCCGGACAATAAGAGGATATCGAAAGCGTCTGGACCTCTGGGGTAATGACAGATATCTGGCGCATATCTACAGGGCGATGCACTGGTGGTCGGATCCTACCCACATAGTTGTGCTGGGAGATTTGCTTGGAAGTCAGTggatcgacgacgaggagttCTCGAGTCGGACTAGAAGGTTTTGGAACACAGTCTTCAAGAGCGGGCATGTCGTTCCTCGGGAGATCACGGATGCGAATGAATATCACGCCGAAGTGCTTGGACAAGATCCGACCTGGAAGAATAGGATCATTGCTGTTGCTGGCAATCACGACATAGGATATGCTGGAGACATCACATTGGAACGCATGCCTAGGTTCGAGGATGCCTATGGAAGAGTGAACTGGGAAGTCCGCTTTGCGTTGAACAAGCTTCCTGCCGCTCCTGAGCTTCGTTTGGTTATTCTCAACTCGATGAACCTGGACGGGCCCGCATACGAGCAGGATCTGCAAGCGGAAAGTATGGAATTCCTCGATCGGCATCTGCACAACGGAGACCTTCCTCCAAGCACAGCTACCATCTTGCTTACGCACATTCCGCTATACAAGGAAGAGGGTGTCTGCGTTGATGGACCGTTCTTCGATCACTTTCCCGAAGGCAACGGTAGAGGAATCAAAGAGCAGAACCATCTTAGCAGTGCAACAAGCGAGAGAATCCTAGAGGGCTTGACCGGACCGAACGGAAACGGTAGTGCCATCGTCTTGAACGGACATGATCACGAAGGATGCCTCGTCTACCACGCAAGCCTGAAAACGGGTATGGAGATCATCAATGAACAGACGCCAATATGGGCAGCGTACGAGTATCACTCTCCTGAAGGTGCACTAGCTCGCCATCCTAGCCGGACCGGCGTGCGAGAGGTCACTGTACGCAGCATGATGGGAGATTTCGGCGGCAATGCCGGTTTAGTCAGTGCATGGTGGGATGAAACGGCCGGACAGTGGCGATTCGAGTATGCAGACTGTCTGTTTGGAGTACAGCATATCTGGTGGGCGGTGCATGTGTTTGACGTTGTTGCTGCTTGCATTGGGTTGCTCGGAGCGCTTGCT